One part of the Mariniblastus fucicola genome encodes these proteins:
- a CDS encoding S1C family serine protease: MNQLWKNVSRWSTLCDTLQWPIFKRESWRAVLIGTMLVVASGSSVATADELTDTQMQAVLELEQQRIKAIDRVIGSVIAIYGNDRSGGGSGVIIHPSGIALTNHHVIMGAGVAGWGGISDGKMYKWKLIGTDPGGDVSVIQMEGREEFPWTPLGDSDTVRVGDWALAMGNPFILSEDQSPTVTLGIVSGVNRYQPGAGQNQLEYGNCIQVDSSINPGNSGGPLFNFQGEVIGINGRGSFQDRGRVNVGLGYAISSNQIRNFIPELLATKLVEHATLDANFSKRDGKVVCSDLIAGAPVAKAGLKLGDELLEFEGVDIKTANQFTNLICTVPEGWPVSLKVRDKEGKEKSICVRAFGLPYSKPRARPGRKSDKEKSPEEKAREKQQNAMVELLSAPPGEVRHPDINNNYANLVIGEWQKQHVTDQAKTGAWKLSSTVFDVASGDSKAIGPEALTVYHDGRFLLEIPGDDPQKFAFDGASFFKLDGEKHSLLTAVEAKTNPRLMAAFGIAAPLLKNSFEPLGKPLIDGSDRTDDKVAWRFRIDDADQDPTFVWFEVNREYGQYETAKLLRKIAPNLDSLQESGVLFSDYKMVHGLAIPQTRVLVNGLNEHPNRKIAIDDVTWQENFDSSIFATLPKKKVENDSKTKGPDSQTESAGEDESSESEQPEDAKKEKE; this comes from the coding sequence ATGAATCAGCTTTGGAAAAACGTGTCACGATGGTCTACGTTGTGCGACACACTTCAATGGCCGATCTTCAAACGTGAATCCTGGCGAGCAGTCCTGATCGGAACGATGCTTGTCGTCGCATCAGGTTCATCAGTCGCCACGGCGGACGAACTTACCGACACTCAAATGCAGGCTGTTCTGGAACTTGAGCAGCAGCGAATCAAGGCCATCGATCGTGTCATCGGTTCCGTGATCGCCATCTACGGCAACGACCGGTCGGGTGGAGGCTCCGGCGTGATCATTCACCCGTCAGGCATCGCACTGACCAATCACCACGTCATCATGGGCGCTGGCGTCGCTGGCTGGGGCGGGATCTCCGACGGCAAAATGTACAAATGGAAGCTGATTGGAACCGATCCGGGTGGCGACGTCTCTGTCATCCAAATGGAAGGCCGCGAAGAGTTTCCGTGGACTCCGCTTGGGGATTCGGACACGGTTCGCGTGGGCGACTGGGCACTCGCGATGGGCAATCCGTTCATCCTGTCAGAGGACCAGTCTCCTACCGTCACGCTGGGGATCGTCAGTGGAGTCAACCGCTATCAACCTGGAGCCGGTCAGAATCAGCTGGAATACGGCAACTGCATTCAGGTCGACAGTTCGATTAACCCGGGGAACTCGGGCGGGCCGCTGTTTAACTTTCAGGGCGAAGTCATCGGCATCAACGGTCGCGGAAGTTTTCAGGATCGCGGACGCGTCAACGTTGGGCTGGGCTACGCAATTTCGTCGAACCAGATTCGAAACTTTATCCCGGAGTTGTTGGCCACGAAACTGGTTGAGCACGCGACGCTGGATGCGAATTTTTCAAAACGCGATGGCAAGGTTGTCTGTTCGGACTTGATCGCTGGCGCGCCGGTTGCCAAAGCCGGTTTGAAGCTGGGCGATGAGTTGCTGGAATTCGAAGGCGTTGATATCAAAACGGCGAACCAGTTCACGAACCTGATTTGTACCGTTCCCGAAGGCTGGCCGGTGTCGTTGAAAGTTCGCGACAAAGAAGGCAAAGAAAAATCAATCTGTGTGAGAGCGTTCGGGCTGCCGTATTCGAAACCACGGGCGAGGCCCGGGCGAAAATCGGACAAGGAGAAATCGCCCGAGGAGAAGGCAAGGGAGAAGCAGCAAAATGCGATGGTCGAGTTGTTGTCGGCGCCTCCTGGCGAGGTTCGTCATCCGGATATTAACAACAACTATGCCAACCTGGTAATTGGCGAATGGCAAAAGCAGCATGTCACGGACCAAGCGAAAACGGGTGCGTGGAAACTAAGCTCAACGGTTTTCGACGTGGCTTCAGGTGACAGCAAAGCGATCGGCCCAGAGGCGTTGACGGTGTACCATGACGGCCGATTCCTTTTGGAGATTCCCGGGGACGACCCGCAAAAGTTTGCGTTTGACGGTGCTTCTTTTTTCAAACTCGACGGCGAGAAACATTCGTTGCTCACGGCGGTGGAAGCGAAAACGAATCCACGTTTGATGGCGGCGTTTGGGATAGCGGCTCCGTTGTTGAAAAACAGCTTCGAGCCTCTTGGCAAGCCATTGATCGATGGCAGCGATCGGACAGACGACAAAGTTGCCTGGCGGTTTCGAATTGACGATGCGGACCAGGATCCGACCTTCGTGTGGTTTGAGGTTAATCGCGAATACGGACAGTATGAAACGGCAAAGCTGCTACGAAAGATTGCTCCCAACCTCGACAGCTTGCAAGAAAGTGGAGTTCTGTTCAGCGACTACAAAATGGTGCATGGGTTAGCGATTCCGCAGACTCGCGTTCTGGTTAACGGCCTCAATGAACATCCAAATCGAAAAATCGCGATCGATGACGTGACGTGGCAGGAAAATTTCGACAGCTCGATTTTCGCGACTTTGCCAAAGAAGAAAGTCGAGAACGACTCGAAAACGAAGGGTCCGGATTCGCAAACTGAATCGGCTGGCGAAGACGAATCGTCCGAGAGTGAACAACCGGAAGACGCGAAGAAGGAGAAAGAATGA
- a CDS encoding aldo/keto reductase has product MQRRRLGSSGVVVTDICMGTMTFGQQCDEKLSHEMCDRAWDAGIDFFDAAEVYPVPPTAEKFGLTETIFGRWLSSKPRDAVIVATKVTGPGHGWFTPPVRHGRTSLDRRQIIRACEDSLQRLGTDYIDLYQTHWPDHGMPYEEVLGTLTELRDQGKVRVVGASNETCWGMMKACWTADSAGLDRYETVQNNFSLINRRCESELAQVCRREGISLLPYSPLGGGVLTGKYQDGAPEGARFTAYLKEGNERQKQMAERFVNSRTLETTRRLTEIADSIGVTVTALAVAWSRQHDFVASTIIGATSLEQLDESLAAKDLILDDETMARIDKIDFEIPTPMTEDGLRRL; this is encoded by the coding sequence ATGCAACGCAGAAGATTGGGCAGCAGCGGAGTTGTCGTCACGGACATTTGCATGGGAACGATGACTTTCGGTCAGCAGTGCGATGAAAAACTAAGCCACGAAATGTGCGACCGGGCGTGGGATGCAGGGATCGATTTTTTCGACGCCGCCGAGGTGTATCCCGTTCCGCCAACGGCAGAAAAGTTTGGCTTGACGGAAACGATCTTCGGACGCTGGTTAAGCAGCAAGCCTCGCGACGCGGTGATCGTCGCCACAAAGGTCACAGGACCGGGCCACGGATGGTTCACGCCACCGGTTCGTCACGGTCGGACGTCGCTGGACCGAAGGCAGATCATTCGCGCCTGCGAAGACTCGCTGCAACGTTTGGGCACGGACTATATCGATTTGTACCAAACTCACTGGCCCGACCACGGCATGCCTTACGAGGAAGTTCTTGGCACGCTGACAGAGTTGCGGGATCAGGGGAAAGTCCGTGTGGTTGGGGCGAGCAACGAGACCTGTTGGGGAATGATGAAAGCCTGTTGGACCGCGGACAGTGCGGGGCTGGATCGCTATGAAACGGTGCAGAACAATTTCAGTTTGATCAATCGTCGCTGCGAAAGCGAACTGGCTCAGGTTTGTCGGCGAGAGGGAATCAGCCTACTGCCGTATTCGCCTCTTGGCGGCGGGGTTCTGACCGGCAAGTACCAGGACGGCGCTCCTGAAGGTGCCAGGTTCACGGCGTATTTGAAGGAAGGGAACGAGCGACAGAAGCAGATGGCTGAGCGATTCGTCAATAGCCGAACCCTGGAGACGACTCGACGCCTGACCGAAATTGCGGACTCGATCGGCGTCACGGTAACAGCTCTGGCGGTTGCCTGGAGTCGCCAGCACGACTTCGTGGCCTCAACCATCATCGGTGCGACCAGCCTTGAACAGCTCGACGAATCACTGGCCGCGAAAGATCTGATTCTGGACGATGAAACGATGGCTCGAATCGACAAAATTGACTTCGAAATCCCGACTCCGATGACCGAAGACGGTTTGCGACGACTGTAG
- a CDS encoding S1C family serine protease yields MRIGLCSLVLVCLLVSLSVAQEPSPKVEARETGFFQTLATEAQPKMVKVFGAGAGRVDSFATGIIVSDDGKVLTMQGVFLDGREVRVVTSDGVSHPATILSRNRVSQMALLKIERGTPDYFELTSDPVGEKGDFVVALTNAFKVADHEEPLSATAGVISLRSSIEAWLNKRDLAYAGELVLIDCITSNPGAGGGAVIMGDGRLVGMVGKVINSSETNTRLNYAIPSSVLLEFVNGTLKEETQKQTANAAGNADLGIALFKLGGRSDPAYIDRVKRGTPAKKVGLRPDDMIVQLGGEKIATVKAYEQALSKLRPGEEIFIIVKRGRELKRIAITPVEKKK; encoded by the coding sequence ATGAGAATTGGTTTGTGTTCGCTGGTTTTGGTTTGCCTGCTGGTTTCGCTGTCCGTTGCTCAAGAGCCGTCACCGAAAGTTGAAGCTCGGGAAACCGGTTTTTTCCAGACGCTTGCCACCGAAGCGCAGCCGAAGATGGTCAAAGTCTTTGGCGCCGGAGCAGGCCGCGTCGACAGCTTTGCGACGGGGATTATTGTTAGCGATGACGGCAAGGTTCTGACAATGCAGGGTGTGTTTCTCGATGGTCGTGAGGTTCGAGTCGTCACCAGCGATGGCGTTTCGCACCCGGCCACGATCCTTAGTCGCAATCGCGTTTCGCAAATGGCGCTGCTGAAAATTGAACGTGGAACACCGGACTATTTTGAGTTGACCTCTGATCCGGTCGGCGAGAAAGGTGACTTTGTAGTTGCGCTGACCAATGCGTTTAAAGTCGCCGATCACGAAGAACCACTTTCCGCGACGGCAGGTGTGATCTCGCTGCGATCTTCGATTGAAGCCTGGTTGAACAAACGCGATTTGGCCTACGCGGGCGAGCTTGTTTTGATTGACTGCATCACCAGCAATCCCGGTGCTGGAGGCGGCGCGGTCATCATGGGCGACGGTCGACTGGTCGGCATGGTGGGCAAAGTTATCAACAGCAGTGAAACGAACACGCGGCTGAATTACGCCATTCCATCTTCAGTGCTGCTCGAATTCGTCAACGGAACGCTGAAAGAGGAAACCCAGAAACAGACGGCCAACGCGGCGGGCAATGCGGATCTCGGGATCGCTTTGTTCAAGCTCGGCGGTCGCAGTGATCCGGCTTACATCGATCGCGTCAAGCGCGGAACACCCGCAAAAAAAGTTGGTCTCAGGCCAGACGACATGATCGTGCAACTTGGTGGTGAAAAAATCGCGACGGTGAAGGCTTACGAGCAGGCGTTGTCGAAACTTCGTCCCGGCGAGGAGATTTTTATCATCGTGAAACGCGGACGTGAGCTGAAACGAATCGCGATCACGCCGGTGGAGAAAAAGAAATGA
- a CDS encoding threonine/serine exporter family protein, with amino-acid sequence MSENTLSKVDPKHAFLIRVGEVLHRHGTPSHRLERVWTKIANNLGVDGSCLYTPTSLLVSITDENGETTYLRRVDSGAVEVDKLIRFDQTLEKLDAKQISIAQASEELEAIADSGSPFPMWIYVIACAISCGAVAVFFKGTPSEVAAAAVLGLVVALLELLPVRLNWDQGLLEPIAGFVAAVSALAIANFVTPIDDRLVTLAALIVLVPGLKLTLALNELAVGHLSAGVARLAGACVNLLTLTVGVAVGWRVAAGWRNIPDPIDWSGNAVWSWVAIFIAPIMFAIIFRARWPQWPAILLVSIAGFTASLYGGSLWGIEVGAALGALAVGCGSNLYARLRDRPALVTLTPGILVLVPGSLGYRSLTAFLDNNTIAGIDFAFQMVIVAVSLVGGILTANVLVPPRRIL; translated from the coding sequence TTGTCCGAAAATACACTTTCAAAAGTTGACCCCAAACACGCTTTCCTGATTCGAGTCGGCGAAGTGCTGCATCGACACGGCACGCCGTCTCATCGTTTGGAACGCGTGTGGACCAAGATCGCAAATAATCTCGGCGTGGATGGGAGTTGTCTCTATACGCCAACTTCTCTGCTGGTTTCGATCACCGATGAAAACGGAGAGACGACCTATCTGCGACGCGTCGATTCTGGAGCTGTAGAAGTTGACAAACTGATCCGGTTTGATCAAACGCTCGAAAAGCTCGATGCAAAACAGATCTCAATCGCCCAGGCAAGCGAAGAACTGGAAGCCATTGCTGATTCCGGGTCACCGTTTCCGATGTGGATTTACGTCATCGCGTGTGCCATTTCTTGCGGCGCTGTGGCTGTTTTTTTCAAGGGGACACCTTCGGAAGTCGCTGCTGCGGCGGTTCTGGGTTTGGTCGTTGCGTTGCTGGAGCTGCTGCCAGTGCGGCTCAATTGGGATCAAGGATTGCTGGAGCCGATTGCCGGATTCGTCGCAGCCGTGAGTGCTCTGGCGATTGCGAACTTCGTGACTCCGATCGATGACCGGCTGGTGACTCTGGCCGCGCTCATTGTGTTGGTGCCGGGATTGAAGCTGACCTTGGCACTCAATGAGTTGGCTGTCGGGCATCTGTCAGCCGGAGTCGCCAGGCTTGCGGGAGCTTGCGTGAATCTGTTGACGCTGACGGTTGGCGTTGCCGTCGGCTGGCGAGTCGCTGCGGGGTGGCGAAATATTCCCGACCCGATTGACTGGTCGGGAAACGCGGTGTGGTCATGGGTCGCCATCTTCATTGCTCCGATCATGTTCGCGATCATCTTTCGAGCCCGTTGGCCTCAGTGGCCTGCAATTCTGCTGGTCTCGATCGCCGGTTTCACGGCAAGCCTTTACGGTGGCAGTCTGTGGGGAATCGAAGTCGGAGCTGCCTTGGGAGCGTTGGCCGTGGGATGTGGTAGCAACCTGTACGCGCGACTTCGCGATCGACCCGCGCTAGTGACGCTAACGCCAGGCATTCTGGTTTTGGTTCCGGGCTCGCTGGGCTATCGATCATTAACTGCTTTTTTGGACAACAACACGATCGCGGGAATCGACTTTGCGTTTCAAATGGTCATCGTCGCAGTCTCGCTCGTCGGCGGAATCCTGACCGCCAATGTGTTGGTCCCGCCGCGGAGAATTCTGTAG
- the purM gene encoding phosphoribosylformylglycinamidine cyclo-ligase: MSGVSYKDSGVDLDVYNDAMKRLPKLMHRTFSPRVKQLDGGFAGLFQLDFDCNLFRRNYEQPILVSGADGVGTKLKVAQKLGRHDTIGIDLVAMCVNDTICCGAEPLFFLDYIAMSHDDPILLEQLVKGISDGCVTSDSALLGGETAIMPDHYKPGDYELAGFSVGVVDKKHLIDGKAIAPDDVVIGIASNGVHANGFSLVRKIVFDVAKLDVDSPFEPQPEQTIGDVLMQPTLIYTSAVRKVLNHYRVKQVVHGIAHITGGGLEENITRILPPGISIDIDANAWSAHPVFDWLQQLGNVDRDEMFRVFNMGIGMTLIVSSYYADSVLRMLEQAGHEAMVIGNVKAHEDETARRVTVQH, encoded by the coding sequence ATGAGCGGAGTCTCCTACAAAGATTCAGGCGTCGACCTGGACGTTTACAACGACGCGATGAAGCGGCTGCCGAAGCTAATGCATCGCACTTTCTCGCCGCGAGTCAAACAGCTCGACGGCGGATTCGCCGGTCTGTTTCAGCTCGATTTTGACTGCAATCTGTTTCGTCGAAACTATGAGCAACCAATTCTCGTTTCTGGCGCTGATGGAGTCGGCACGAAACTGAAAGTCGCCCAGAAACTCGGTCGGCACGACACGATCGGAATCGATCTGGTGGCGATGTGCGTTAACGACACAATCTGCTGCGGAGCCGAACCGCTGTTCTTTCTGGATTACATTGCGATGTCGCATGATGATCCGATCCTGCTGGAGCAGCTGGTCAAAGGCATCAGCGACGGTTGCGTGACTTCGGATTCGGCGTTACTCGGTGGCGAGACCGCGATCATGCCGGACCATTACAAACCTGGCGATTATGAACTGGCCGGCTTTAGCGTTGGAGTCGTCGACAAGAAACATCTGATCGATGGGAAAGCGATTGCTCCCGATGACGTTGTGATTGGAATCGCGTCCAACGGCGTTCACGCAAACGGCTTCAGCCTCGTGCGGAAAATCGTTTTCGATGTGGCCAAGCTGGATGTTGACAGCCCGTTTGAACCGCAGCCGGAACAGACGATTGGCGACGTGCTGATGCAGCCGACTTTGATCTACACATCAGCCGTTCGCAAAGTCCTGAACCACTATCGTGTCAAACAGGTCGTGCACGGCATCGCTCACATCACCGGTGGCGGACTGGAGGAGAACATTACTCGAATCCTGCCACCTGGAATTTCGATCGATATCGACGCTAACGCCTGGTCGGCACATCCCGTTTTCGACTGGCTGCAACAGCTGGGCAACGTCGATCGCGACGAGATGTTTCGCGTCTTTAATATGGGCATCGGCATGACGCTGATCGTGAGCTCCTACTACGCCGATTCGGTTTTGCGAATGTTGGAGCAGGCCGGACATGAGGCCATGGTGATCGGCAACGTCAAGGCTCACGAAGACGAAACGGCACGTCGTGTAACAGTTCAACATTAA
- a CDS encoding NPCBM/NEW2 domain-containing protein encodes MTVETISGQLCKGTLEAVDSDGSLLGKGGEGGEGFEGVNIEQVLSISTNRKSSPPTGAVKLRLVDGGLLFVDDPKVDGETITFAKTASGLDSISMQAVRAMVFRESNLIREAVAQPATDQDTVIVTKGTSVARVSGVLESLNPEKLMLNFKGKSRPIKTEKLAAVVIADLGLSPPQGSMATVATIDGSMIRGVLTSYDQNSISLLLTGRQTVTIPVHQFVRIDIDSDSIAYLSSLEPVEVRQRPQFTVARQWQRNRSVEGNPIRLLVGKDSAGSDGSLTTDGLAQVQTFENGIGTSSFSRIVFENTKDFSRFLATVGIDAETEGHGDCEMRVEGDGITLWSQRVRGSDVAVQIDVDISGISQIALVVDPGEQFDLADHADWARARFLKTE; translated from the coding sequence ATGACGGTAGAAACCATCTCGGGGCAATTGTGCAAAGGCACACTAGAAGCCGTCGATTCTGATGGCTCGCTACTCGGCAAGGGCGGTGAGGGCGGTGAGGGATTCGAAGGCGTCAACATTGAGCAAGTCCTTTCAATTTCCACGAATCGAAAATCAAGCCCGCCGACAGGTGCCGTAAAGCTGCGTTTGGTCGACGGAGGATTGCTGTTTGTCGATGATCCCAAAGTCGATGGTGAAACGATTACGTTCGCCAAAACCGCCTCGGGCCTGGATTCGATTTCGATGCAGGCCGTCCGAGCGATGGTCTTTCGTGAAAGCAATTTGATCCGCGAAGCCGTGGCTCAACCTGCGACGGATCAGGACACAGTGATCGTGACAAAGGGAACTTCGGTGGCTCGCGTTTCAGGTGTGCTCGAATCGCTCAATCCTGAAAAGTTGATGCTGAACTTCAAGGGCAAGTCACGTCCGATCAAGACAGAGAAACTGGCCGCTGTTGTGATCGCCGATCTGGGACTCAGCCCACCTCAAGGTTCAATGGCCACGGTTGCCACGATCGACGGTTCGATGATCCGGGGCGTGTTGACCAGTTACGATCAGAATTCGATTTCATTGCTGCTCACGGGACGACAGACAGTCACGATTCCGGTTCATCAATTTGTTCGCATCGATATCGACTCGGACAGCATCGCATATCTTTCCTCTCTCGAGCCCGTTGAAGTTCGACAGCGGCCACAGTTCACCGTCGCGCGGCAATGGCAACGCAATCGGAGCGTCGAAGGCAATCCGATTCGCCTGTTGGTTGGCAAAGATTCAGCGGGCTCAGATGGTTCGCTGACGACCGACGGTTTGGCTCAGGTGCAAACGTTTGAAAACGGAATTGGTACTTCTTCATTTTCTCGCATCGTTTTCGAGAACACGAAAGACTTCAGCCGATTTCTCGCAACCGTCGGTATCGACGCTGAAACCGAAGGCCACGGCGATTGCGAAATGCGAGTCGAAGGAGACGGCATCACGTTGTGGTCGCAACGCGTCCGAGGCAGCGATGTGGCGGTGCAAATCGATGTCGATATTTCTGGCATCAGCCAAATTGCGTTAGTGGTCGATCCCGGTGAGCAGTTCGATCTGGCCGACCACGCAGACTGGGCCCGCGCCCGTTTTCTGAAAACCGAGTAG
- a CDS encoding S1C family serine protease, translating into MNNAAPTIAKNLNDITNVLRTETWIAFPVAILLVVLFANPYVFAQTEGQVKTEVLAKVQTETPDAFESMMLTAKAFRAATEKIQPSLVTIESYGGVAAVQGRIGGIRKQGEGNTTGIVMSPDGYVVTSTFNFIQKPPVITVVTSEGKRHTARLMGRDSIRKICLLKIDGVSNLKVPEIVDEADVTVGQWAVSIGVGYGDMSPAVSTGIISAKNRIGGKAIQTDANISPANYGGPLVDIQGRMIGICVPMDPQSQAVGAGVQWYDSGIGFAIPVKPDSPAIERLKEEGVEVTPPFLGLKLMPVEGSKGLWIEEVVRDSAADKAGIRREDFLREIDGEEVSDMLKLRQILNRFEAGQEVEVKIWFEESKEVESRTLLLGTPPKPKDGPPTLEPPKIK; encoded by the coding sequence ATGAACAATGCAGCCCCAACGATCGCGAAGAACCTGAACGATATAACGAATGTGTTGCGAACTGAAACATGGATTGCGTTTCCAGTCGCGATACTGCTCGTGGTTCTGTTCGCGAATCCATACGTTTTTGCTCAAACCGAAGGTCAAGTGAAAACCGAAGTTTTGGCGAAAGTTCAAACCGAAACGCCGGACGCGTTCGAGTCCATGATGTTGACGGCAAAAGCGTTCCGTGCCGCGACCGAAAAAATTCAACCGTCGCTGGTCACTATCGAATCCTACGGCGGCGTCGCTGCCGTTCAGGGACGCATCGGTGGAATACGAAAACAGGGCGAAGGCAACACGACCGGGATCGTTATGTCGCCCGATGGCTATGTCGTCACCAGTACGTTCAACTTCATTCAAAAACCACCCGTCATCACGGTCGTCACGAGCGAGGGGAAACGACATACGGCTCGGCTGATGGGGCGCGACAGTATTCGAAAGATCTGCCTGCTTAAAATCGATGGCGTTTCGAACCTGAAAGTTCCAGAAATCGTCGACGAGGCAGACGTTACCGTCGGTCAATGGGCGGTGTCTATTGGCGTGGGCTACGGTGATATGAGTCCTGCTGTTTCGACGGGAATCATCAGTGCCAAAAACCGCATCGGCGGCAAGGCGATTCAAACCGACGCCAATATCAGCCCGGCGAATTACGGCGGGCCGCTGGTCGATATTCAAGGCCGCATGATCGGCATTTGTGTTCCGATGGATCCTCAATCCCAGGCCGTTGGCGCTGGCGTACAGTGGTATGACTCAGGGATCGGGTTCGCAATTCCGGTCAAGCCTGACAGTCCGGCGATCGAGCGGTTGAAAGAGGAAGGCGTCGAAGTGACTCCTCCGTTTCTGGGCTTGAAACTGATGCCCGTCGAAGGAAGCAAAGGGCTGTGGATTGAAGAAGTCGTTCGGGATTCAGCAGCAGATAAAGCCGGAATTCGCCGGGAGGACTTTCTGCGAGAGATCGATGGGGAAGAGGTTTCCGACATGCTGAAGCTTCGCCAAATCCTGAATCGTTTCGAAGCCGGGCAGGAAGTGGAAGTCAAAATCTGGTTCGAGGAATCGAAAGAAGTGGAGTCTCGAACTCTGCTTCTTGGCACGCCTCCCAAACCCAAAGATGGTCCGCCCACCCTCGAACCGCCGAAGATCAAATAG
- a CDS encoding DUF1559 domain-containing protein, whose translation MKTFSPKSRNAFTLVELLVVIAIIGILIGMLLPAVQAVREAARRTQCANRLRQIGLAIHNYESAHMQFPSAGQAKRGGTGSDAGQNVFFTPKGDLESFADASHSVQTYILPFIEENNIYQFYNLNYRYDISPTGPEAPTNQTAAKHAVKTFLCPSTSRSSQVDSEGYGFTDYSAPVTVAPGLSGDTNQPRFKCALNGDSKRKIGAVTDGTSNTICMAEDAGRADVATSGFMVIKTEAMDDGTSADRRSWAWADPDNAYNVDKLVNNNSYPVGGPPGCTWDIVNCGPNEETFSFHPGGANVVMCDGSVHFIQDNVDAPTFAALMSRNGGEVVSIKF comes from the coding sequence ATGAAAACCTTTTCACCGAAATCCCGCAATGCGTTCACGCTCGTTGAGCTGCTTGTTGTCATTGCCATTATTGGCATCCTGATCGGCATGTTGCTGCCTGCAGTCCAGGCGGTCCGCGAAGCCGCTCGTCGTACACAGTGTGCGAACCGACTTCGCCAGATCGGGCTGGCAATCCACAACTACGAGTCAGCACATATGCAATTCCCAAGTGCAGGGCAGGCAAAACGTGGCGGCACCGGTTCCGATGCTGGACAAAACGTTTTCTTCACTCCGAAAGGCGATCTTGAGAGCTTTGCAGACGCTTCGCATTCGGTTCAGACTTACATTCTGCCGTTCATCGAAGAAAACAACATTTACCAATTTTACAATCTCAACTACCGCTACGACATTTCGCCGACAGGCCCGGAAGCTCCGACGAATCAAACAGCTGCCAAGCACGCTGTCAAAACGTTCCTGTGCCCGTCGACATCCCGATCATCCCAGGTGGACTCTGAGGGCTATGGATTTACCGACTATTCTGCTCCGGTAACTGTTGCACCAGGACTTAGCGGCGACACCAATCAACCACGTTTCAAATGTGCCCTCAACGGTGATTCCAAAAGAAAAATCGGCGCCGTGACCGATGGAACCAGCAACACAATCTGCATGGCGGAAGACGCTGGCCGTGCCGATGTCGCCACCAGCGGTTTCATGGTTATTAAAACGGAAGCCATGGACGACGGAACGTCGGCCGATCGACGATCGTGGGCGTGGGCTGATCCGGACAACGCCTACAACGTTGACAAGTTGGTAAACAACAACTCGTATCCTGTCGGTGGCCCTCCGGGATGTACTTGGGATATCGTTAACTGCGGACCCAACGAAGAAACGTTCAGTTTTCACCCTGGTGGGGCAAACGTCGTCATGTGCGACGGTAGCGTTCATTTCATCCAGGACAACGTTGATGCTCCAACCTTTGCTGCGTTGATGAGCCGAAACGGTGGC